The DNA window TCGACGACGGAGCCGGGTGTGCAGTTCTATACCGGCAACTTCCTGGACGGCACTTTCCAGGGCAAAGGAGGCAAGGCGTATACAAAGCGGATGGCCTTCTGCCTCGAAACCCAGCATTACCCGGACTCGCCGAACCACCCAGCTTTCCCCACCACGACGCTAAAGCCGGGCCAGACCTACAAGTCGACTACGGTGTTTCGCTTTTCGGTGCGGTAGCCCCGCATTTCGCCGTGTTCGGGAGTTGTCACGTATTCCCGTGCAATGGACTAAAGGCATACACCAATCGAGCGGACGGTTGACAAGATTCGTTGCGCGTCTTAATAGCGGAATCGCGTTTTCAACCAATGGGCGGTGTCAGTACAAGTCCAATCGGCACATTTGTAAAGGTACTCACTTCGGAAGACAGTGCTGCGTAGAAGAGAGTTTATCTCGAAGGACTTCCCTGCCGCAAGGCATATCCTCGGAGGTAAAGAAATGTCAAGGGCAGAGGTCAAAACCTCTGCCCTTGTTCTGTTAAGCCTTCTTTTCGCCTGAGTTTCAGTTCCACAGGTTGGTGTCCGCAGAAGTACAGCGCCCTGATTCCGAATCGGCGGGGCGGAATCGCACGCTTGTCGCGCATATCCAACCTGAGCTAGCGCCGCTTCCGCACCGGAACCCGCACATGCACCTCGAGCGCCTGCTTGATCTCCTCGAAAACCAGATCCGGCGTCTGGTTGCCGTCTATGTGCACCACTTTTCCCCCTCCGGCAGCATCGTAGAAGCCGAGGACCGGGTCGGTCACCTCGCGATAGGCTTTCAGTCGACGGTGGGCGGTGGCGACGGTGTCGTCCCGGCGCTGCGTGAGCCGCGTACGATCGACGTCGCAAAGGCCGCTTTCAATAGGTGGTTTTGAGAGCACGTTGTAGATGGCGCCACAGCCTGGACAATTCCAACGCGCGCTGAGCCGGCCGATGAGCAATGGCTCGGGAACATCCATGTGCACCAGCAGCGGTTTGGGATAGGCCAGCGATTCGAGCACGTCGCTGAGATGCGTGGCTTGATCGACGGTTCGCGGATAGCCATCGATCAGAAAACCGTCGGCGCAGTCCGGCTCGGCCAGACGCGCCTCCAGCAGGCGATTGACGATTGCGTCAGGCACAAGGCGACCGTCGGCCAGCAAGCCGTCGATCAGTTTCCCCATACTGGACTGCCTTTCGCTCTCCCGGCGCAACATGTCGCCTGTGGAGATCGCGGGAATGCCCAGGCGTTCCTGAATGAGGGGCGCCTGCGTTCCCTTGCCGCAACCTGGCGGACCGAATAGCAGAAGGACCACGTTCTTCCTCCGTTCGTTCCCCCGTATCCGGTCGGCTGGTTAGCCTCGATACGGGAGGATATTCCAAAAGAGTAGACGGCGAAACGCTCGGCGTCAATCCGCCTTTTTCTGAACCAGTGTCTAGGAGCCCCGATTGCCCAAGCGGATGGAAACAGGTCTACCGCTACAATGGGACATCTCATGCGCATCGCTCTCGCGCAAATTAATACCACTGTTGGCGACTTCCCGGGGAATCGCAGCAAGATGCTGCACTTTGCCCGCCAAGCCGCCGAAAAAAACGCGCAAGTGGTTCTGTTCCCTGAACTTAGCCTGACAGGATACCCTCCACGAGACCTCGTCGAGCGCCCCTCGTTCCTCGCTCGTGCCGCGATGGAACTGGAGATTTTTGCACAGGAAACAGAATCCTTGCCGCTGCATATCGTAATCGGTAGTGTGGCCGCTTCCCAACAGGGGGCAGGCAAAAAGGTTTTGAATACGGCTTCGGTCCTCTACCGGGGCCGGGAAATCTTCCGGCAGACCAAGATGCTGCTGCCTACCTACGACGTTTTTGACGAAGGACGCTACTTTGAGTCGGCCTCGGAACAGACGCTGCTCGAAATCGACGGCATTCCGGTGGCCCTCACGATCTGCGAGGACGCCTGGAATGCGAAGAGTCTGCACGCTCCGCATCTGTACCGCCGCGATCCGATCAGCGAGTTGCGCGCACAAGGGGCCCGGCTGCTGCTGAGCATCAACGCGAGCCCTTTCGAGATCGGCAAACGCCAGCGCCGCCGTGACCTCTTCGAGGGCATTGCCAAGGAGCAGTCGTTACCTTGCGTCTATGTCAATTCAATTGGCGGCAACGACCATCTGGTCTTTGACGGTTCCAGCTTTGCGATGAATGCGTCGGGCGGCCTGATTGCCGAAGCTCCGAGTTTTTCGGAAAGTCTGACGCTGTGCGACGTGAGTCTCGGCACCGGAGAGCACAAGGCTTCGCACCTCACCGAACCGGACGCGGTGTACGAGGCGCTGGTTCTGGGCACGCGCGACTATGTCGCCAAGTGCGGCTTCCAAAAAGTGCTGCTCGGTCTTTCCGGCGGCATCGATTCGTCGATCGTCGCCTGTCTGGCCGTTGAAGCCTTTGGGCCTGAGAATGTGATGGGCGTCGCTATGCCTGGCCCTTATTCCTCCGAGCATTCCGTTACTGATGCCCGCGCGATGGCGGAGCGCTTGGGCATCCGCTTTGAGATCTCGCCGATCCAGGCCGCCTATCACACGGTGGTCGAGACGCTCAGCCCCCTGTTTGCGGGACTGGCGCCCGATGTCACTGAAGAGAACCTGCAAGCCCGCCTGCGCGGGGTCACCTTGATGGCGCTGTCCAACAAGTTCGGCGCAATGGTGTTGACGACGGGAAACAAGTCGGAACTCGCGGTGGGCTATTGCACTCTCTATGGCGACATGTGCGGCGGGCTTGCGGTGATTTCCGATATTCCCAAGACGTTGGTTTATGAGCTCTGCCGGGTGGCAAATCGCCGCCTCAACAATGCCATCCCTGAGAACGTCTTTGTGAAGCCTCCTTCGGCGGAACTGCGTCCCGATCAAACGGATCAGGATTCCTTGCCTCCTTATGACGTGCTCGATGCCATTCTCAAGGGATATATTGAACGCTTTGAATCGCCGCAACAGATTGCGGATGAACTGCAGCTTCCGATTTCCCTCGTCCGTGAGATTGCCCGTAAGGTCGATCTCAATGAATACAAGCGCCAACAAGCCGCCCCAGGACTGAAGGTCACCTCCAAGGCCTTTGGCATGGGACGCCGCATCCCCATCGCACAACGATATCGAGAGTAAACTCATGAACCGCTTCTTCCCCGTTCTCGGGCTTGGCTTGATTGCTGCCTGTGCCTTGTTGTCCCAACCCCGGACACTCGGTCCGCAGCCGGATGGCAGCACTCTGTTGCCGACGGGCTGGAGCATCCGGCCTGCCGGTACGCAAAAGGAGACCGATTCCTTCCCCATGGCGAGCGCGCTTTCTCCAGACAAGCGTTTTCTTGCTGTGCTGCATGGTGGCGCCAACCCGGCTGCGGTTGTGCTTCTCGATGCGAAGACGCTCCAACAGATTTCCCGTGTCGAGCTGCCCGATGCCTGGCTGGGGCTCAGCTTCTCGCCGAATGGGAAGAGTCTCTATGTGGGGGGCGGCTCGCGGGCGATGGTCTACGCGCTCAGTGTCGCAGGCGACGGGCAACTCACCCGCGCCGCCGACTGGCGGCTGACGGAAGGCGCACCGGTTCCCGAAGATTTCACGGGCGATGTGCAGGTTTCTCCCGATGGCCGGCTACTCTATATCGCAATGCTGCATCGCAACAAGATTGCAGTCATCAATCCCCAGTCGGGCCGGGTGATCGAGCGTTTTGATACTGGCCGCCGTCCCTATCGCATCCTCATGCACCCCGACAATCAGACCTTCTTCGTCTCTGCCATGGGTGATGCAACGGTCTACTTCCATCGCGCGTCAGACGGCATGATCCTGCAGCGGGTGCGTGTGGGTTCGACACCAATGGACATGGTTTGGCGAGGCGCGAAGACTCGCCTTGATGAGGACGAAGAAAAGGGTCCGCAGCCCTGGTTGGCGCGGATCTTTGTCGCCAGCTCGAATACAAATTCCGTCCATGTTCTCTCGGTTGCGGAATCAAAGGACATCCAATTTGTCGAGACCATCAATGTTTCGCTCACGCCGTTGCAGCCACTGGGGGCCACGCCGAGCGCGCTCGCGTTGAGTCCTGATGAGTCGCGGCTCTTTGTGGTCTGTTCTGATCTCAATGCTGTTGCCACTGTCGCTGTCGAAGGCAAGCGCTCGCAGATGCTCGGCTTGATCCCGAGCGGGGCCTATCCGGTTGCAGTGCGCTCGATGCCCGAGGATCGTCTGCTTGTTTTTCAGAAGGGCAGCATCTCGGAGATCCCCGGTCCCGATCTGGCAAAGCTTGGGAGCTATACCGATGGGGTGCGGCAACAGACGCCTTATCGCGACACGCAAATGACCGACAATCCGCTTTCCTCCGCGATTGTTCCCGCGCAGGTGGGCACTCGCAGCTCCGCCATTGAGCATGTCCTTTATATCGTCAAAGCAGGCCGCAGCTACGATCAGGTTCTCGGGGATCTGGGGAAGGGCAATGGCGAGGCCGCGCGCACCACGTTTCCGCGTGCAGTGGCTCCCAACCATCACAAGCTTGCCGAAGATTTTGTTTTGCTGGACAATTTCTATGCAAATGGCGAGGGTGAGGCCGACGGCTCCAACTGGTCCTCTGCCGCGATCGTACCTGCTTATGTCCAGCGCCTGGGCCGCTTCCTTTCCTCGGGTTTTGATGGCGGTGAAGTTGCCGCCAATGCTCCGGCCGGACGCATCTGGAGCAATGCGTTGGCTGCCGGACTGCGGATCCGCAACTACGGATGGTCAGTCGAAAATCTCCCGAAGCCGCAAGGCGACCGGCAGATCGCGAAGCTTCGCGATCCGCAGCTTGCCGCGCACACTGCAATGACTTTCCGCGGCGCCGATCGAGAGTATCCGGATACCGAGCGCGCGAAGGCCTTTCTCGCGGAACTGAAGCAGTACGAAGCGAACGGTAACCTGCCCAACCTGATGGCAATGCGTCTCAGCAGCACCCAGATGGATGACAATGATGAAGCCCTGGGGAGGATTGTCGAAGCGGTATCAAAGTCCAGGTTCTGGGCCAAGACAGCGATCTTCGTCATGGAAGCGAATGGGCAAAAGGGTGCTGACCATGTCGACTCTCACCGGACTCCCGCTTTCGTCATCAGCCCCTACACACAGATGGGGAGTATCGATTCGACGATGTACAACACAACAAGCGTGCTGCGTACGATCGAGTTGTTGCTCGGCTTGCGGCCGATGACTGTTTATGACGCCAGTGCAACACCGATGACACGCGTTTTCGCAACCACCGCGAAGACTACGCCCTACACGGCACTTCCAGCCGCCGGGGGGCACTAGGAATCGATGCCCAAAATCTACCTCTCCTTCGTCTGGCACATGCACCAGCCCTTCTATAAGGATCTGGTCTCCAACGAATACAAGCTGCCCTGGACTCGTCTCCACGCCCTCAAGGACTATTACGGCATGGTCAAGGTGCTGGAGGATTTTCCCCAGGTGCACCAGACCTTCAATCTGGTGCCGTCGATGCTGGTTCAACTGGATGAGTATGCTCGCGGCGTCGCGGTGGACCCCTTTCTCCGGTGTGCGAACAAGGATAGCGCCAGCCTGACTGACGGCGAGCGTGAGTTTATCCTGCGCTACTTCTTCCAGGCCAATGTCCAGCGCATGATCTATCGCTATCCGCGCTATGGCGAACTCTATGAAGCCTTTCTGGCGGTGAACGAAAACACCAGCCGCGCGCTCAATACCTTCAACGATACGGCTTTTCGCGATTTGCAAGTTCTCTCGCAACTCGCCTGGTTTGACGAAGAGTTTCTCACCCACGATAGCGATGTAAAGGCGCTGGTGAGCAAGGGGCGAGGCTACTCGTCCGCCGATCAGTCGTTGCTGGCCGCCAAACAGTTGGAGAAGCTTGGGCTGGTGCTCGATGTCTATCGCGATTTTTCCAAACGCGGCCAGATCGAAGTGTCGGCGACTCCCTTCTACCATCCGATTCTGCCTCTGATCTGCGATTCGCAAATTGCCGAAATCTCGCATCCCTATGTCGCGCTTCCGCCGCGCTTTCGCTATCCGCAGGATGCGCGTGTCCAGTTGGAGCGATCGCGCGACTACATGCAGCAGCAGTTTGGCCAGGCCCCCAAGGGACTCTGGCCGAGTGAAGGTTCTGTTTCCGACGAGGCGCTGTGTCTTGCTCACGAGACGGGCTTCCGCTGGTTTGCCACTGACAACGGCGTTCTGGCTCGCACCATCGATCACGCCGGTACGCCCGATGTCACCTACCGGCCTTATCTCTGGAAGCAGGGCAAGTATGAGATGCATGGCCTGTTTCGCGATCACACCTTGAGCGATCTGATTGGCTTCGTTTATTCGCGCATGGGGGCCAAGGAGGCGGCCGACCACTTTCTGGCTGCCATCCGCGCCAACTGCGCTCCGATCCTGCGTGCGGGCCGGGATGCGCTGGTTCCGATCATTCTCGATGGAGAGAATGCCTGGGAGTATTTCGATCTCTCCGGCCGCCCCTTCCTGCGGGAGCTATACCGGCAGATTGAAGAAGACCCGAAGATGGAGGCGCTGACCGTGTCTGAGGCGATTGCCAAGGTGCCCGCCGAGCCGATCGGGCACATCTTTCCCGCCTCCTGGATCAGCACAAATTTCGACATCTGGATTGGTGCTGAAGAAGACAACAAGGCCTGGGAGTATCTGCTCCGCGCCCGCGAGACTTATGACAAGGTGAAGGACCACGTCAGCGAAGAGGCGCGTTGTCTGGCCTTCGAAGAACTGCTGATTGCCGAGGGCAGCGATTGGAATTGGTGGTACGGCCCGGAACACTCCTCCGCCAACCGGACTGATTTTGACCGCCTCTATCGCGAGCACCTGGCCAATGTTTATCGGGCTCTCGGACTGTTGCCGCCCGAGGAGCTTTCCCGCCCGATCCTGAAGGTTGATATCCAGGTGACGCACCAGAGTCCGCGTGGTCCGCTCCGTCCGGACATCGATGGCCAGATCTCCAGCTACTTCGAGTGGATGGGCTCCGGCAGCTATTCGATCGACCAGCGCCAGGGTGCGATGCATGGCCAGCGTTTCCTGATTCAGGAACTGCACTATGGATCGGACGGGGCTTGGCTCTTTATCCGCATCGATTTTGTGAAGGGTATGGAAGAGTCGCTGCGTGGCGCGGAATTGCGCTTCCAGTTTCAGGGAACCGAAGTGACGGTGCCGCTGGTTCCGCTCTACGAGACTCCTCCTCACGATCCTTTACTGCTCCGCGCGGCCTATGACCAGATTTTTGAGCTGCGGATCTCACAACGAGCGGTTGCCAAGGCGCACCCGATTCGTTTTCAGGTTTCGGTCTGGAAGGATGGTCTTCCGCTCGATGCGCTGCCCCAACAGGGCTCGATCGAACTGCTCAGCCACGAACTGAACGAGTGGCTCGGCTAGCTGCCGAGCGCCGCGATCCGGCCCGAACGGATGCAATCGGGAATTCCAATGCCGCGGTAGCCGTTGCCGGCGAGCCGCAGGCCCGGGTGCTTCGCCACCAGGCTATCGATTTCTTCGAGAAGCGCCGCATGGCCCACTTCGTACTGCGCCATCGCGCGGGGCCAGCGAGAGAGGTGGAAAGCGAGCGGTTTCGCGGTGATTCCGGTGAGGCGCGCAATGTCCGACAGGACCGCCTTCTCGAGATCAGCGCCCGGCCCTGATCCTGCGACAAAACAGCGCAGCAGCAAGCGATTTTCCGGAACGCGGTAGTTGAATTTTTGATCGACGAAGGTACAGGCGAGCAACAACTCTCGCTCTTTTTTCGGAACCAGAAAGCCAAATGCGGCGAACTTCTGCGGCACATCGGCGCGGTCGTAGATCACGCCAATGGTCATCGAACTGGAGTAGTCGATGCGGCTGAGGAGGCTCGCCAGATGCGGGTCGAACGATTGCAGCAAGGTCGATGCGGCCCAGGCGGGAGTGGCGACAATCAGTTGGCTGCTGCTCAAAGTTTCGCCGCCAATCTGAACCTTGTACTCCGCTCCATGGTGGGTAATTTTCTGTGCCGGTTCCCGGATGATGCGGCAGTAGGGAGCAATCGATTGCTCGATTGCCTCGACAAGCGAACCCAATCCGCGCTTCAGGGTTCGAAACAGGGTGCCGCCTTCCCGTTTGGGGGCGTTGGCGATGCCAGCGAGAGTTCCTTTCGTGAGACTGCCATACTTTTCTTCCATTTCGGCAAAGCGTGGCAGCACACTGAGAACGGAAAGCTTGTACGGATCGCCACCATAGACTCCGGCGAGCAGCGGCTCGGCCAGATATTCCACCGCTTCGCGGCCGTAGTGATCCTCAATGAAGTCGCCGACAGAACGGTCGGGGTGCCCTGGGGTGGGCGAGCGGAAGAGTTCGAGCCCCATCCGGATCTTCGTGCGCCAGGAGAGCAGCGGGCTCTTCACCATCGGCATCACCCGGGTAGGCACCATCATCATCAATCCTTCGGGCAAGGGAATCATGCGGCCGTCGCGCACGATCCAGGTGGCCCGCTGGTGGTCGTTTGAGCCGATCACCTCATCGG is part of the Bryobacter aggregatus MPL3 genome and encodes:
- a CDS encoding adenylate kinase family protein; translation: MVLLLFGPPGCGKGTQAPLIQERLGIPAISTGDMLRRESERQSSMGKLIDGLLADGRLVPDAIVNRLLEARLAEPDCADGFLIDGYPRTVDQATHLSDVLESLAYPKPLLVHMDVPEPLLIGRLSARWNCPGCGAIYNVLSKPPIESGLCDVDRTRLTQRRDDTVATAHRRLKAYREVTDPVLGFYDAAGGGKVVHIDGNQTPDLVFEEIKQALEVHVRVPVRKRR
- a CDS encoding NAD+ synthase, producing the protein MGHLMRIALAQINTTVGDFPGNRSKMLHFARQAAEKNAQVVLFPELSLTGYPPRDLVERPSFLARAAMELEIFAQETESLPLHIVIGSVAASQQGAGKKVLNTASVLYRGREIFRQTKMLLPTYDVFDEGRYFESASEQTLLEIDGIPVALTICEDAWNAKSLHAPHLYRRDPISELRAQGARLLLSINASPFEIGKRQRRRDLFEGIAKEQSLPCVYVNSIGGNDHLVFDGSSFAMNASGGLIAEAPSFSESLTLCDVSLGTGEHKASHLTEPDAVYEALVLGTRDYVAKCGFQKVLLGLSGGIDSSIVACLAVEAFGPENVMGVAMPGPYSSEHSVTDARAMAERLGIRFEISPIQAAYHTVVETLSPLFAGLAPDVTEENLQARLRGVTLMALSNKFGAMVLTTGNKSELAVGYCTLYGDMCGGLAVISDIPKTLVYELCRVANRRLNNAIPENVFVKPPSAELRPDQTDQDSLPPYDVLDAILKGYIERFESPQQIADELQLPISLVREIARKVDLNEYKRQQAAPGLKVTSKAFGMGRRIPIAQRYRE
- a CDS encoding bifunctional YncE family protein/alkaline phosphatase family protein; amino-acid sequence: MNRFFPVLGLGLIAACALLSQPRTLGPQPDGSTLLPTGWSIRPAGTQKETDSFPMASALSPDKRFLAVLHGGANPAAVVLLDAKTLQQISRVELPDAWLGLSFSPNGKSLYVGGGSRAMVYALSVAGDGQLTRAADWRLTEGAPVPEDFTGDVQVSPDGRLLYIAMLHRNKIAVINPQSGRVIERFDTGRRPYRILMHPDNQTFFVSAMGDATVYFHRASDGMILQRVRVGSTPMDMVWRGAKTRLDEDEEKGPQPWLARIFVASSNTNSVHVLSVAESKDIQFVETINVSLTPLQPLGATPSALALSPDESRLFVVCSDLNAVATVAVEGKRSQMLGLIPSGAYPVAVRSMPEDRLLVFQKGSISEIPGPDLAKLGSYTDGVRQQTPYRDTQMTDNPLSSAIVPAQVGTRSSAIEHVLYIVKAGRSYDQVLGDLGKGNGEAARTTFPRAVAPNHHKLAEDFVLLDNFYANGEGEADGSNWSSAAIVPAYVQRLGRFLSSGFDGGEVAANAPAGRIWSNALAAGLRIRNYGWSVENLPKPQGDRQIAKLRDPQLAAHTAMTFRGADREYPDTERAKAFLAELKQYEANGNLPNLMAMRLSSTQMDDNDEALGRIVEAVSKSRFWAKTAIFVMEANGQKGADHVDSHRTPAFVISPYTQMGSIDSTMYNTTSVLRTIELLLGLRPMTVYDASATPMTRVFATTAKTTPYTALPAAGGH
- a CDS encoding glycoside hydrolase family 57 protein, with translation MPKIYLSFVWHMHQPFYKDLVSNEYKLPWTRLHALKDYYGMVKVLEDFPQVHQTFNLVPSMLVQLDEYARGVAVDPFLRCANKDSASLTDGEREFILRYFFQANVQRMIYRYPRYGELYEAFLAVNENTSRALNTFNDTAFRDLQVLSQLAWFDEEFLTHDSDVKALVSKGRGYSSADQSLLAAKQLEKLGLVLDVYRDFSKRGQIEVSATPFYHPILPLICDSQIAEISHPYVALPPRFRYPQDARVQLERSRDYMQQQFGQAPKGLWPSEGSVSDEALCLAHETGFRWFATDNGVLARTIDHAGTPDVTYRPYLWKQGKYEMHGLFRDHTLSDLIGFVYSRMGAKEAADHFLAAIRANCAPILRAGRDALVPIILDGENAWEYFDLSGRPFLRELYRQIEEDPKMEALTVSEAIAKVPAEPIGHIFPASWISTNFDIWIGAEEDNKAWEYLLRARETYDKVKDHVSEEARCLAFEELLIAEGSDWNWWYGPEHSSANRTDFDRLYREHLANVYRALGLLPPEELSRPILKVDIQVTHQSPRGPLRPDIDGQISSYFEWMGSGSYSIDQRQGAMHGQRFLIQELHYGSDGAWLFIRIDFVKGMEESLRGAELRFQFQGTEVTVPLVPLYETPPHDPLLLRAAYDQIFELRISQRAVAKAHPIRFQVSVWKDGLPLDALPQQGSIELLSHELNEWLG
- the hemG gene encoding protoporphyrinogen oxidase, encoding MSSAPSLEPVMIIGGGISGLSAAYYLARRQQASILIEPSARLGGVIQTNTIADCVLEAGPDSFLSAKPEALSLIGELGLSDEVIGSNDHQRATWIVRDGRMIPLPEGLMMMVPTRVMPMVKSPLLSWRTKIRMGLELFRSPTPGHPDRSVGDFIEDHYGREAVEYLAEPLLAGVYGGDPYKLSVLSVLPRFAEMEEKYGSLTKGTLAGIANAPKREGGTLFRTLKRGLGSLVEAIEQSIAPYCRIIREPAQKITHHGAEYKVQIGGETLSSSQLIVATPAWAASTLLQSFDPHLASLLSRIDYSSSMTIGVIYDRADVPQKFAAFGFLVPKKERELLLACTFVDQKFNYRVPENRLLLRCFVAGSGPGADLEKAVLSDIARLTGITAKPLAFHLSRWPRAMAQYEVGHAALLEEIDSLVAKHPGLRLAGNGYRGIGIPDCIRSGRIAALGS